A window of the Budorcas taxicolor isolate Tak-1 chromosome 8, Takin1.1, whole genome shotgun sequence genome harbors these coding sequences:
- the LOC128052109 gene encoding E3 ubiquitin-protein ligase Topors-like codes for MPLDFSSDCECPNCLENIQNGASWNPCSTNRDESLHSRQRNKSMPSSSMQCFPSQGCSTRPEEDTKEDSLFLPLEEESYLVTSENNDLGVKLEGLTKKIRPLRELTVQELLREFGDSRKFQPNSVSLGHFRDQVVMKFRRALYYSGIWVAYVQGYRFEKHLSANYFKRNPGCLHRLVPWLKRELTAVYGDYGYTVKNILSTILHHMTKYDLDSDSFINLLEPYLQQHTHHFLHEFISFVHSPYNMETYDQRAIYQFPTVSPWVEKRSVASAPVLPLPKDQAVLAPQHDIKQSKNTQGQWNNEQRPLSGMKAFPSGNSCLKKPEVPLLHHNTGSKIRAWLKDKSEPGDLKVTPSTSSMLLNWTILREKGPGSLNCKKNVKERKAERIKLFPGHAQDMGKSETTARTFSSSAILNQRHPWKNSLREKKALNVGQQINFQKKEAEKNKCSDSSPKTFQRRLSRERSLINCKSRKRDPSWSCISETAISSKRDGRMLNSFRKKRMKYRQPFRFAEVGSHCSRGIQRQSRSSTQRSKSWCVGLTNRSISRESSNPSLRGSYRSERFTQNICCELSKEKKARAYESNYGRPSSATIQYMKFHSNAGKRPKCPLKSKDSSQAGSHCNSPTCLQSQKLTSPSKQEMNHKKTFPSAKTRTVRHRRNKYHCPDTQTTEEVSDEGDLNDLRQKSNLSECVPSCRRQMRKEKENPSLQKHHQAKSEQKGDKQSETQRCKSF; via the coding sequence ATGCCATTAGATTTCTCATCTGACTGTGAGTGTCCCAACTGCTTGGAGAATATACAGAATGGGGCCAGTTGGAACCCCTGTTCCACGAACAGGGATGAATCTTTACAttcaagacaaagaaataaatctaTGCCTTCATCCAGCATGCAGTGCTTTCCTTCCCAGGGTTGTTCCACCAGGCCAGAGGAAGACACCAAAGAAGACTCATTGTTCCTTCCCTTGGAAGAAGAAAGCTACTTAGTGACTTCTGAAAACAATGATCTTGGCGTGAAACTTGAGGGCCTTACAAAGAAAATCAGGCCATTGAGAGAGCTGACTGTCCAGGAGTTGCTGAGAGAGTTTGGGGACAGCAGGAAGTTCCAACCAAACTCCGTGTCTCTGGGTCACTTTAGAGACCAGGTGGTAATGAAGTTCAGAAGAGCTCTGTATTATTCCGGAATTTGGGTGGCATATGTCCAAGGCTACAGATTTGAAAAGCACTTATCAGCTAATTATTTCAAGAGAAACCCTGGTTGTTTACATCGGCTGGTTCCCTGGCTGAAACGAGAACTAACAGCTGTTTATGGAGATTATGGCTACACAGTGAAGAATATTCTGTCCACCATTCTCCATCACATGACAAAATATGATCTAGACAGTGACTCCTTCATTAACCTCCTAGAACCTTATCTCCAACAACACACCCACCATTTTCTACATGAATTTATCAGTTTTGTTCATTCACCTTACAACATGGAGACTTATGACCAACGAGCCATCTATCAATTTCCTACTGTTTCACCTTGGGTAGAAAAAAGGTCTGTTGCATCAGCTCCTGTTTTGCCTTTGCCTAAGGATCAGGCTGTACTGGCCCCTCAACATGATATAAAACAGTCTAAAAACACCCAGGGCCAATGGAATAATGAGCAGAGGCCTCTGTCAGGCATGAAAGCATTTCCCAGTGGTAACTCTTGCTTGAAGAAACCTGAAGTCCCACTACTCCATCATAACACAGGAAGCAAAATTCGTGCTTGGCTCAAAGACAAATCAGAACCAGGTGATCTCAAGGTCACACCTTCTACCAGTAGCATGCTCCTGAACTGGACTATACTAAGGGAAAAGGGCCCAGGCTCACTGAATtgcaaaaaaaatgttaaagagagGAAGGCAGAAAGGATAAAATTGTTTCCAGGTCATGCCCAGGATATGGGAAAGAGTGAAACAACTGCACGCACCTTCAGTTCCTCAGCAATTTTGAATCAGAGGCATCCATGGAAGAACAGCCTAAGAGAAAAAAAGGCTTTGAACGTTGGCCAACAGATCAATTTCcagaaaaaagaagcagaaaaaaacaaatgttcaGACTCTTCACCAAAGACCTTTCAAAGAAGATTATCCAGAGAAAGATCCTTGATAAATTGCAAATCAAGAAAGAGGGACCCCTCCTGGAGCTGCATTTCAGAAActgccatttcttctaagagagaTGGGAGGATGCTGAACTCTTTCAGAAAAAAGAGGATGAAGTACAGACAACCCTTCCGATTTGCAGAAGTTGGTTCACATTGCAGCAGGGGAATCCAAAGACAGTCAAGGTCCAGTACTCAAAGATCTAAATCCTGGTGTGTTGGACTTACAAATAGATCTATAAGCAGAGAATCAAGTAATCCCTCTCTGAGAGGAAGCTACAGAAGTGAACGCTTCACCCAGAATATATGCTGTGAGCTctcaaaagaaaagaaggcaCGTGCCTATGAATCAAACTATGGGAGGCCGTCTTCAGCCACCATCCAATACATGAAGTTTCATTCAAATGCTGGGAAGAGACCCAAGTGTCCTTTGAAAAGTAAAGATTCTTCCCAAGCTGGAAGCCACTGTAACAGTCCCACTTGTCTACAGAGTCAGAAACTCACATCCCCAAGTAAGCAAGAAATGAATCACAAAAAAACATTTCCTAGCGCTAAAACCAGAACAGTTAGGCACAGGAGAAACAAGTATCATTGTCCAGATACACAAACCACAGAGGAAGTCAGTGATGAAGGGGATCTGAATGATCTGAGGCAAAAGAGTAATCTTTCTGAGTGTGTACCTTCCTGCAGGAggcaaatgagaaaggaaaaggagaatccAAGCCTTCAGAAACATCACCAGGCCAAAAGTGAGCAGAAAGGAGACAAACAATCAGAAACACAGAGGTGCAAATCATTTTGA